The following nucleotide sequence is from Mesorhizobium sp. J8.
GTGTACAACCCTGCGATGCATCAAAACGTCGCATTTCGTCAGACAAATGGTCGTGCGATAGGGTTGAATAACAGATACCCGGGGATGGAACCTCCTCCCTCCGTCTCCGGGGTGACCAGCCAGCACCTCCTCCCGCTGGCTCGTAACAGGAAAAGGCCGGCACCTCCTCCCGCCGGCCTTTTCTTTTGCCTTGACGAAAGGCGGATGAGGAAACGCGTCTTTGCCTTATCAAGGCCCTTGAATTAGAATCCGATAGCCCGTATTGGACGCATCGCCGAACGACAGGGCGGATCACGGAGAAAGACGCTTCACTTCGATCCAGCTCAGGCACGCGTGCCGTTGTAGCTCAGTTGGTTAGAGCACCAGATTGTGGATCTGGGGGTCGCTGGTTCGAGCCCAGCCAACGGTACCATCGGCTTCTCCCGTAAGCCTTTGAATGTCCGCGCCGGGGCCGGGCGACCGGTCGGCGTCGACCGGCAACCGCAACATGCGAAACCTCCGGACGCTGTATGGCGACTATTACCGCTATCTTGGCTTTCCGGAACAGAAGAACCCGTTTGCGGACCTCTCGTTCAAATCAATACGCACCTGGCCGCCGTTCCCGACCGATGGCGAGGAAGTCTTCCACCTCATGGCAACGGCCGCGTCGAGAAGGTCGTAGTGACCGCCGGCGGTTCTTCGAGATAACGGGTCGGTGATCTGTCCGTCGGTGGCCGCCGGATGACGCAGGCGAAGTTCCGCAGCAAGACTGCATTTCAGGCGTGAGCGGCTTTACCCCCGCACTTCGATCCAGGCGGGTGCATGATCGCTGGGCTTTTCCCACCCACGGGTCTCGACATCGACACCTGCAGCTTCAATCGTTTGCGCGAGCGATGGGCTTACAAGCAAGTGGTCCATGCGCAGGCCGGAGCTTCGGTCGTACCCTCCGCGATAGGAGAAATTCCAATAGGTGTAGATGCCCTTGCCCGGGTAGATCCGGCGCATCGCGTCTACCCATCCCAGACCCAGCATGCGAGCGTAGGCGTTCCTGCTTTCCGGGAAGAAGACGGCATCGCCCAGCCAGCGCGCAGGCACTACGGCGTCCATTTCAGCGGGGACGACATTGTAATCGCCACAGAGGACCGTGCGCTCGCCTATGAGCGATTTGCTGTAGGTCAGGAGACGTTCGAACCAGCGAAGTTTGTAATCAAACTTGGGTCCCGGTGCCGGATTGCCATTGGGTAGATAGATGCAGCCGATAACAAGGTTGTCGATCTCCGCCTCCAGATAGCGGCTGTGCGTATCGTCGGGATCTCCCGGCAAGCCGCGGCGGCGCTCGACTGGATCCTTCCCACGCGCGCCAGTATAGCTACGCCGTTGTAGGATTTCTGGCCGTGCCAGACAGCTCCATAGCCTGCTCCTCGGATGGCCTCGACCGGAAATTTGTCGTCGGACGTTTTCAACTCCTGAAGGGAGACCACGTCATAATGGGTCTCGCCAAGCCACTTCAGGAGAACGGGCAGGCGGCCGTTGACACCGTTGACGTTGAACGTTGCGATCCGTGTCATCGCCTATCTTGAGGGGAGATTCCGTCCACCAACTTCGAGAGTTGAAAGCGCGACCAGCACTTTCTCAGGATCGACCGGCTTTTGCAGACAGGGGACGCTCCTGAACTTGGCCGGTATGATGTCGGAGTCATAGCCGGTAAGGAAGACAAAAGGTATTCCCCGCGCCTGAAGGGCGGAGGCCAGCGCGAAGCTGGGACCAGCGCCGAGGTTAACGTCCACCACGGCATAGTCCGGCCTCTGAAGCTCCAGCAGCGAAAGAGCATCCTCGGCCGCGCTGACAGGACCCAGAACTTCGGCCCCGGCCTTTTCGAGCATCTGTCCAGTGTCGTCGGCAAGGTAAAAGTCGTCCTCGACCACCAACACTGCTCGGCCGTGCAGGTCGAAGCTCATGAACCTCTCCTGTTTTTCTCGCCGTGCTCCGCGGGCACGTCGGTCTGCAGCACGCTTTCGCTCGGCTGCAGAGGAAAAGAAATTCGGCATAAAAGCCCGCTTTCGGTAAGCTGCATCTGGCCGGAACCCTTAAGCTCGAACGGGACGCGGCGGGTGATTAGCTCGGTCCCAAATCCTTTGCGCATCTGGCGACCCGGTGATGTTTCGACGCCGCTCTCTTGCCATGTCAGTTCCAGCCAGTCCTGACCTTCCTGCGGCTTGTGTGCCCAATGGACATTGACTTTGCCCTCCGGCGCTCCAATGGCGCCGTACTTGGCGGCGTTTGTTGTCAATTCGTGAATTGCCAGTGTTAGAACTTCAGCCGCCTTTGGCATCAGTATGATGGAAGGCCCATCGACTGAAACTCGCGAAGGATCGGCTGCTTGGGCCAGGAGTTCGTCGCGCACGATGCTGTCCAGGTCAACACCTTCTCCGGCTCCTCGTGTAAGCAGAGTCTGGGTGCGTGCCATGGCGGCAATTCGGCCACTCAGCCGTTCACGAAATTCCTGAGTCGTGCCCGTCGTATCGCCCCTTCTGACGAGCGAAGCGACCGTTGCAAGAACATTGCGAACGCGATGCTGCAACTCAGCCGTAAGGACCGCCTGGCGCTCTTCGTTGCGCTTGCGCTCGGTTATGTCCTTGCCGATCTTCATGAAGCCGCGAATTGTTCCGTCATCGTTGCGAAGTGCCACGGTCTGGCCGTCGAGAAAAACCCGACGCCCGTCCTTAGTCTCGTGCCAACGGACATTTGGAGCGACACCCTCAGCGCGCGCCCGGCTGAGTTCCTGTCTGGGTACACCGTGTGCCTGATCTTCAGGTGTGAAGATCGAGGAGGTCGGCTTTCCCAGCATTTCGTCTGCGCTCCAACCAAAAACGGCGGCGGCGCCGGGAAGCCAGTCGATGATGATATCGTCCGGGTCACTTAGAATGATTGCATAGTCTCTGGCATTCTCCACGATCAGCCGGAAGCGCTCATTTCCGTGCTCCAGTTCGCTTAGCAACTCTCTGAGTTCGTATTGGCGCTGGCGACCACGCAGTGCTGCCCGGGTCGAACTCGTAAGCGTGATGGACTCGACCGGCCGCTCCAGCAGCGTGACATTTCCGAGCGACGATACCAGCTCGGCTCGCCACGCCGTGGCCCTCTGGTGCGTTAGGTGGCTGGTGAGAATGATGAAAGGAAGATCCGACCAGACCGGCTGGTCTGTTGTCCAACGGATCAATTCGCCGAGGTCGCGGCCGTACAGACCTTCTTCGGCGGCTATTACGGCAAGACATTGTGGGCCGAGTCTTTGGATCAAAGTGCTAAAATCGGCACACACGACTGCTGGGATGCCGATGCGCGACAAAATCTCGACCGTCGCTGGCCCATCCCGCCCGATTGGAGCGAGAACAAGAACCGCCCTGCCGTCGATTTCAGGCGTGTTCGTCGGCACCGCGCACCATCGGCAGTTCCTTGTCGCTGGTATAGGTCGGTGTTCCGGAGAAGACCCCGGAGAAGTGCGTGAGGGGCGGACCTAGTGCTATGCCGTTCGGTGTCAGTTGAAATTCCCGGATGGTATGCTCGTGATTACCGCTGCGTTTCTTGACGACCGAGAGCGCACGCCGGACCGAACCTCCGAATTCGAAATAGCGCAGCATGAGGACGGCGTCGCTTAGATAGCTGATGTCCAGAGGGGTATCCATCGGACCAACCAGACCATGCTGTGCGAGAATGAGGATGGTCGTTACGCCCTGCTGTCCGAGATAGCTCAGCAACTCGTGCATCTGCAGGATCAGGAAGCGCTCGTCGGGCATCGCGTTCAAATAGCCGTTCAGGCTGTCGATCACGACAACCCTGGCCTTGTCCCGCTCGACGCTTGCTCGCACGCCGGCGGCGAATTCGCCGGGAGAAAGCTCCGCCGGATCGATCTGCTGCAGCCTGATGGTGCCGTTCGCCAGTGCTCGGTCGAGCGGCATTCCCAATGTCTGCGCACGCGCCTCGATCGTGCCGCGGCCCTCGTCAAAGGCGAAATACACGGCATGCTCGCCCCGCTGCGCCGCGGCCAGGGCGAAGGTCAAGGCGAGCGAGGATTTTCCGACGCCGGCGGCGCCGATGAACAAGGCATTGGTACCCCGCTCGATTCCACCGCCGAGCAACTTGTCGAGTTCGGCATTCCCGCTCGGCGCAGCTTCAACCACGAATTCCTTGTGGTGCTCCGCGGCTATCAGTCGAGGGAATATTCTCAGCCCGCCTTTTACGATCGTGAAATCATGATACCCGCCGCGGAACTGAATGCCTCGCATCTTGACAACCCGTATGCGACGCCGTTCCGCACCGTAGCCCAATGCGAGTTGCTCCAGATTGATCACCCCATGGCATATCGAGTGCAATTGAAGATCCGTGTCCGCCGATGAAAGGTCATCGAGCAAAACGACCGTGCAACGACGTGCCGCAAAAAAATGCTTGAGGGCAAGGACCTGGCGCCGGTAGCGCAGCGAGTTCTGAGCGAGCAGACGCAGCTCCGACAAGCTGTCAAACACCACTCGTGAAGGATCAAGGGCGGCAACCTTTTCGAACACCAGGTTTGTGGTCTCGCTGAGTTCGACTTCGGCCGGATGCAAGATGGTCAGTTCACGATTGGGATCGAGCGACGTCTCCGGCGGGATCAACTCGAAAATGTCGATGCCATCGAGCGACCAACCGTGGCGTTTGGCCACCAATGCGAGTTCGCGTTGGCTTTCGGACAGGGTTACGTAGAGCACGCGCTCGCCCAGCCGTACACCCTCGAGCAGAAATTGAAGCGCGATCGTGGTTTTGCCGGTGCCGGGGCGGCCCTCGTAAAGATACATCCGGTCGGGGTCAAACCCCCCACCTAAAATGTTGTCCAGCCCCTCACTCCCCGTAGATACCCGCTTCTCTCCCAAATCTTCAATGTCATCATTGCCGTTTGCTGGTCTGGTGCTCCCACTGTGATCGTCGGCCATGTTTTCTTCCCCTCAAGCCTGGCAAGCGGCGGTCAAATTCCGGCCGCTTCCGCCGAACCGACACAACGTCAAACGGCAGCGCGGGTTCCCGGCGCTTGACCTCCTCTGCGTCCCGCCGGGGAACCTTCCTGGTCGGCATCCGCAAGACTGATCTTCTCTATTGGCTGTCTGCGTCAGGATAAGTCGCGGCATGCTTATTGTGAGCGGCATCGGGCACGCCCCGCAATCAAATTTGAGGGGAGCCGATGGGCAGGTCTTACGAAGTCCGTCAATAGCACCAGATGACGCGTGTGGACTGGCCCCATGTCCTTCGAATTCTCAAAGTTCCCGAATAGTCGCGTTTGCGTTCACATCAGCAAAAGGCCGCCGGCCGAGGCCGACGGGCGGGTGGGGACGTATTCCGGGTG
It contains:
- a CDS encoding response regulator → MSFDLHGRAVLVVEDDFYLADDTGQMLEKAGAEVLGPVSAAEDALSLLELQRPDYAVVDVNLGAGPSFALASALQARGIPFVFLTGYDSDIIPAKFRSVPCLQKPVDPEKVLVALSTLEVGGRNLPSR
- a CDS encoding sensor histidine kinase codes for the protein MPTNTPEIDGRAVLVLAPIGRDGPATVEILSRIGIPAVVCADFSTLIQRLGPQCLAVIAAEEGLYGRDLGELIRWTTDQPVWSDLPFIILTSHLTHQRATAWRAELVSSLGNVTLLERPVESITLTSSTRAALRGRQRQYELRELLSELEHGNERFRLIVENARDYAIILSDPDDIIIDWLPGAAAVFGWSADEMLGKPTSSIFTPEDQAHGVPRQELSRARAEGVAPNVRWHETKDGRRVFLDGQTVALRNDDGTIRGFMKIGKDITERKRNEERQAVLTAELQHRVRNVLATVASLVRRGDTTGTTQEFRERLSGRIAAMARTQTLLTRGAGEGVDLDSIVRDELLAQAADPSRVSVDGPSIILMPKAAEVLTLAIHELTTNAAKYGAIGAPEGKVNVHWAHKPQEGQDWLELTWQESGVETSPGRQMRKGFGTELITRRVPFELKGSGQMQLTESGLLCRISFPLQPSESVLQTDVPAEHGEKNRRGS
- a CDS encoding ATPase domain-containing protein → MADDHSGSTRPANGNDDIEDLGEKRVSTGSEGLDNILGGGFDPDRMYLYEGRPGTGKTTIALQFLLEGVRLGERVLYVTLSESQRELALVAKRHGWSLDGIDIFELIPPETSLDPNRELTILHPAEVELSETTNLVFEKVAALDPSRVVFDSLSELRLLAQNSLRYRRQVLALKHFFAARRCTVVLLDDLSSADTDLQLHSICHGVINLEQLALGYGAERRRIRVVKMRGIQFRGGYHDFTIVKGGLRIFPRLIAAEHHKEFVVEAAPSGNAELDKLLGGGIERGTNALFIGAAGVGKSSLALTFALAAAQRGEHAVYFAFDEGRGTIEARAQTLGMPLDRALANGTIRLQQIDPAELSPGEFAAGVRASVERDKARVVVIDSLNGYLNAMPDERFLILQMHELLSYLGQQGVTTILILAQHGLVGPMDTPLDISYLSDAVLMLRYFEFGGSVRRALSVVKKRSGNHEHTIREFQLTPNGIALGPPLTHFSGVFSGTPTYTSDKELPMVRGADEHA